One Halanaerobium hydrogeniformans genomic window, CATCTATTATTAATTCGGATTTTTCTATTTCGATTTTCAAATTAATAATAAATTCATTAATAATATTTTTGAATTTATTTTCTGTAAAAAAGTTTTCAAGGCTTCTTTCTTCTTTAAATATTTCTTCTATTTTTATTTTCTTTATTTTTTTAATCAAATTATTGCTTAATTTATTTAAATCAACTAAACTTTTAAGGCTTTGTTTTAAATCAGCTTTATCCTGATCAGAAGCATATGCTCTATTTAATTCTAAAGAAAATGCTTTTAAAAAATCACTTAATTCTGCTTTGCTTTGTTTTGTTAATAAATCAGATATTTTTTCTTCTTTTAGTTCTTGATAAATATTAATTAATACTTTTTTCAATAGATTTTTATCTTTAATTTCTTGAATAAAATCAAAATAAAAGTTCTCAATAATTTCATTTAAGCCCTCTTGACTGAGCAAATCATCTATTTGATGATTCTGGGCCAGCTCTGAAGTTAAACTAATAAAATATTGGGGAAGCTTTTCTGCTAAATACTTTGTGCTAAGCTGATAATTATTTTTCCAGGCTGGAAAATCAGATAATTTTTCTTGATTGCTGCGTTGATAAAGATGGAACTTAAGTAGATCTTTAACTGTTTTATTTAAATTTTTTTTAAATTCTGCTTTAGAAAATTCTTCTTTTAAAGTGTCATGATTAATAATATCTCTTTCTACTAACTGCGAAATACTCTTTATAAATTCATCTCTGGTCTTTATAACTACTCCACCAAAAGGACCATATTTTTTAAAAATCATTTTCAATGCTAAATTATTTGTTAAATAACCAGTAACAGCACCCGTACTTGCTGCAGCTAATATTGCTGGAATATCTAAAAGCATAATCATATCCTCCTGTAATGATAATCATTTTTGATATCCACAATTCTGGATAAGTTGTTAATAAGTTCTTGGTTTAATCCACAAAATTTGTTGATTAGATGTTGACAACTGTGGATAAAACACCTGTTTTGTTATTAACTTGTGGATAACCTCGCTTTGTAAGCTTATTTATCCCCTAATATAAGCTTTTTAATGAATTCATCGCTAAGCTCAGGATCAAAAATCTTACCCTTATAATTTTCTATTTCTTCAATTATTTCTCTGTTCGTTAAAGAAGCAAAATAATATTTTTCTTTTGTAAAAGGATAATAAAGGTGGTTTTTAAGAGCATCGAAAAAATTAACAAGCACAAAGAGTCTATTTAAATAAGAAATATTTTTGCCCGTTAAACCGTCAGGATATCCACTTCCATCAAAATGCTCATGGTGATGATAAATCAAATTATAGCTTTCTGCTAAATCATGATATGAAGCAACAAAAATTGCTGATTTATCAACATGTGTTATATATTGTTCCCACTCCGATTTGTTTAAAGAAGATCCTTTTTTTAAAATATTTTTATTAATTGCCAGTTTTCCAATATCATGAAGTTGTGCTAAAAGCATAAATTTTCTACTTTCTTCACTGTTAAGATTAAATTCTACTGCTGTTTTTTTGCTTAATTCCAATAAATTACTACTGTGATGTAGATCATTATAATTATTTTTTTCTACAAAATTAAGGTGGCTTTTATAAAAAACACTTTTTTGACTATTTCTCATATTGTAGTCAATACTTTTTAATTTAATAATAGTGCTATTAAAAATATCGCTTAAACTTTTTTGGTTATTATCATTGCATTCTATTAATACTGAAATATCAAATTCAATGTGATCTAATTTTATTTTTGAAAATTCTTTTTTTAATTCTTCAACTACTGAAATGACTTTATTCTTAGAAGTGCTTTCTAAAAGCACTGCAAAATAAGCATTTTCAATAAAGACTTTAAGAGTACTACTTTTTAAAATTTTATTGATTATTTCAACTAATTCTGTCAATAATTTTTCTGATTTTTCAAATCCATAAAAATTTTTATATAAATTAAAAGAATTAATATTAATAAATATTAATGAAAAACTCGAATCTTCTTTTTGCTCCAAATGTTTTAATTTCTTAACAAAATAATCTTTGTTATAAAGGCCAGTTAAAAGGTCATGCTCTAAACAGTATTTTAATTTTTTCTTTTGTCTCTCTATTTCACTGATATCAGTTAATGAGCCCACTATTTGCTTTACCCTATTATTTTTAATAATAGGATAAAGATTTATATCCCAAATTCTTCGTGAACTAGAAAATACTAAACTACTTTGAAAGTTAACTTTTTCTTTTTTCGTTGCACAACGTTTAATGTTTTCTTTTAACTGATCTGCTATTTCTGATGAAAATATGTCATCTGATTTCTGTTTTTTAAGATCTCTGTTATTATAACCTGTTAATTCCAAACAGCTTTGATTCATTCTTTTATAATAAAAATTATTTTTTTCATCTAATTCAAGTAGAAAAATAGCATCATTATTATAATCGATTATTTTTTGATAATCTTCTAATATTTTTCTGTTTTCAGCCAAATTTTTAACTTTTTGTTTTTGTTTTATAGCAGTCATTCTTAAAGAATTTATAAAACTATCACTATTTGAAACCTTTGTTAATACAGCATTAAGATTATTTAATTGATATTCCGATAAATTCAAATTATCATTCTCTTCACTGATCAATATGATACTGGAATAAGAAAACTCTTTCTCAGCAAGCAAAGCAAAATCTAAACCCGAAAAAATTCCACTTAAGTAATTTTCAATAATTAAAATATCGATTTTCCGGTTTTGATAAAGAAAATTGATAGCTTGAGAACTATTATTAAACTCAGCTACCAATTTAAATTCAAACTGCTCTTGAGAGCTATTAATCTTGTTTAAATATGATTTAACTTTTGCCCTTTCAATTAAATCATTTATAATTATAACTACTTTAAGCACTCTGAATTCTCCTCAATAATTAGATTTTAAATCAGTGAACACTATTAGGATTGACATGAACCAATACATCTTTTACATCATCATTTTCTGAAATTATTTTTTGTTTTACATCTGCTGCAATATTATGTCCCTGTCTAACTGTAATTCGACCACTTACAACTATTTTTAAGTCTACTATATACCGAGGCCCGTAACTTCTGATTTTAATATCAGAAACATCGATTACACCTTCGATGGTCTTAGTCGTTTTATAAATTATATCTATTTTTTCTTTTGATGGTCTTCCATCCATTAATTCATAAGAGGTTGTTTTTAATATATCATAACCTACTTTAAATATTAATACTGCTACCACTAAACCAGCTAAAGGATCCAAAACTGTAAAACCCATTCTAGCTCCAGCTATACCAATTAAAGCTGCAATAGAAGATAGTGCATCAGAACGATGATGATGAGCATCTGCAATTAAAGCTCTACTATTTATTTTTTTACCTATAATAATTGTATAACGATATAATAACTCTTTAGCAACTATAGAAATAAAAGCTACTATAAGCGCTACAAATCCAGGCTGAGAAATTTCTCCACTGATTAAGGTTAAAAATGCTTCACGACTAAGAAACACAGCGGTTATAATTAAAATAACTGCCAGAAGATTTGTCCCTAGAGCCTCTGCCTTTTCATGACCATAAGGATGGTTTTTATCTGCAGGAGTTTCAGAAAGTTTAATGCTAATTAAAACTATTAAAGTTGAAGCCATATCTGATACAGAATGAAATCCATCTGCAATCAAAGCTGTACTACCTGCAAAAAAGCCCATAGAAATTTTTAGAATTGCTAATAATATATTAGCTATTAAACTAATATATGAAACCTTTTTTCCTTCTTGATATCTATTATTTTTTTCAAGCACAAAATCACTCCCAGTTGATTATACAACTATTTATATTTTTTCTTTAATTTGTTATTTTACAAAGTAGTGTACAATAAGTTGTGTAAATAGATTTTTTTCAATAAAAAAAGAGGAATCCTTCTTTGAATGGTTGAAATATTTATTAGCGAAATAAACTCAACCCAAAGGAGGACTCCTCATGAACAGTATACCCGAAAAAAACAGTGATGGTCAAGTTGAATTTCACGATTTAATCATTGAACTCATCAAAAATTTTCTCGAGAATTTCCTCAAGGCTGAATTAACTGAATTTCTAAACTATGAAAAACATGAATACTCAGGTAGAAACTCTGGCAATAGTCGTAATGGATCTTATCTTCGTGATTTCTTAACTCAGTTTGGCAGTATTAAAGGCTTAAATGTTCCTAGAGATAGAAATGGTGAATTCCAAACTGAACTATTCCAACCATATAAACGCTATGATAACTGGCTTGAAGAAGCTATAATAAACATGTATGCTAATGGCCTTTCCACCCGCTATGTAGCTGATTGGATAGAGCAGATGTATGGACAAAAATATAGCCCTACTACTATTAGTAATCTAACTAATGTTGCTCTTGAAGAGGTTAAAAAGTGGAAAGAAAGACCACTTCAAAAACGGTACAGCGTTATTTTTATTGATGGCATGAGCATAAAAGTCAGACGAGATACTGTTGCAAATGAATCTGTATATATTATCATTGGTATCAATGAAGACGGCTATCGTGAAATACTTGATTTCTACATTGGTGCAACTGAATCTGCTGCTTTATGGGAAGAAGTACTAAGTAATTTAAAAGAACGCGGAGTCCAGGAAGTCCTACTAGGTGTTATAGATGGACTCCCAGGACTTAAAGATTCTTTTCTAAAAGTATTCCCTAAAGCGGATGTGCAGCGTTGTATAGTTCATAAAGTGCGTAATACAATAGTCAAAGTTAGAAAAAAAGATACTGATGAAATCGTTAAAGATTTAAAAAAGATCTATAGATCTCCCAGCAGAGAGTTTGCAGAAAAAGCTTTAGAAGAATTTGATTTTAAATGGAGTAAAATCTATCCTAAAGTTACTCAAAGCTGGTACGTAGATAAAGATGAACTATTAACATTTTATAAATATCCAGAAAGCATACATAAAGCCATATACACAACAAACTGGATTGAAAGAGCCAATAAAGAAATCAAAAAAAGATTAAAGCCTATGAATAGTTTGCCTAATGTACAAGCAGCTGAAAAAATAATTTATTTAAAGATTATTGAGTACAACTCAAAATGGTCTGATAGAAAGATGAGAGGATTTTTAGCTGCAAAAGATCAGCTCCATCAACTATTTAAAGAACGATACTGATTTATTTACACAAGATTCTTGACGTTATCTTTTACAAAGTCAATTTATTATATCAATTAAAACAATTAATCGCAATTATCATTATAATAAAATATAGTTTTTTCAAATAATAAAAGACTGCTCTTTAAATTAACCATTTAAAAGGCAGTCTCAAGTTTAATTGTTTTTTAAGCTTATTAATTATTTAATTAAGTAGATTTTTTTCCTATTGCAAACTCATTAATTAATTCTAATTACTTTTTAATCTTTTTTTAAAGTAAATCTAATCTTTTCCTGCTATTATGTAATTAAGCTAAAGAAATACTTGCACTTCCCTTTTAAAGCTGCAAAACACAGCTATTAATATAGATAAGAACTTAAGTACTTTTCTCCTTGTTTTTCCCGCTCTTTTCCCGGGGCGGGTTTTTATTTTTGCCCACTCTTAAGTGAGTGGGTTTTTTTATTCAAGAAATTTTTGATTAAATTCTTCAGCTTTCTGATTATAATCAATTATTTCTTCATTCAATTTTTCTGCTTCATCTAAAGAATCAATAACTTCAAATACTTTTAGAACAGCAAAGACACTCAAATAAGAATTTCTATTATCACTATCATTAATTGCTGCTCCAATTAAAGCTCCTTCTCCAAGTAAAAAAAGTGCTCCTTTTGGCCACCAACTCTCTGTATATGCATGGCCTGCTGAAGGGATTACAGTAGACATTAAAGCAGCCTGAAATTTAGACTTCAATTCTATGGTCTCTATTTCTCTTTTATCAGGTTCAAGTTTATGCAGTTCCCAATAAACATCACTACCCCTTAAAGATCTATTTTCTTCCAGATAATCTACAACTCTTTTCCCATTATTATCTCTAGCGGTAGGATCTGCATTTTTAGCCAATAGTAACTCAATAATTTTAGGATTAGAATTATTTTTTGCAGCTGACATTAAAACACTTTTGCCGCTGTATGACTGTAAATTTACAAAAGCTCCATAAGATGTTAAAAGATTTAAATAAGCAGGATCTTCATGTCTTCTTACAGCATAAAAAAGCACAGTTTCTCCTTTGTGATCTTTAAGATTAACCCTAGCTCCATTCTTTAATAAAAAGTCCAGAGCGTTTAAATTATTATCAGTTACAGCATAAAAAATTGCTGTTTTACCATTATCATCTCTCAGATTAATATCAGCTTCATTTTTAAGCAGATAATCTAATTCAGAAATATTTCTTCGGGCTGAAACAGCGTAAGCCAGTACAGTTTTACCATTATTGTCCCTGGCATTAACATCTGCTCCCCAATCAATCAGAGTTTTGATTAAATCATGATTGCTTCTAGCTTGATAAGCAGTCATTAAAGGTTTAACACCTCTATTATTACCCAGATTCGGATCAGCTCCAAACCTTAATAAATACCAGATATTTCCCCTTTTATTATTTTCTGCAGCCAAATGAAGAGCCGTATTACCAGCTTCGTTTTTAAGATTTAAGTTTCTATCAAATCGCATTACTTCTCTTAAAATTTCAGGATTGTTATTATAAGCTGCAGCATACATTAAAGCAGTCCAACCAGAGGAATCACGATAATAAATATTTGCTCCTTCTCTTCTCAGTAATCTAATTACTGCAGGATAAGGATTTTCTGCTGCAGCTGCCAGATAGGGAGTTATACCATCTTCGTCAACCATATTAACATCTGCTCCCTCAGCAATTGCGTCTGCAGCTTCATTTACTCCAGCATTTTTTATCAACTCAATAAAGCTTAGATCTTCAGCTATTACTGGATTAGTTATTAATAATGAAACTATTATAAAGAATATGCTTAAATTTATTTTAGTTTTCATATTAAAATCCCTCCCTGCAGTTTATACATTTTTTATGTTATTTTAATGGCGGAAATGTCTTTTTCCTGTAAAGACCATTGCGATCCCTAATTTATCACAAGCCTCTATAACTTTATCATCTCTAATTGAACCACCAGGTTGAATTATTGCTTTAATCCCCAACTCAGCTGCTTTTTCTACAGCATCAGGGAAAGGAAAGAACGCATCTGAAGCAACAACACCATCACGTTGACGTCCTTCTGCTTTACGACCAGCAATTATCATAGAATCAACCCGGCTCATCTGACCTGCGCCTACACCAACTACCATTTGTTCCTTAGCCATAACTATAGCATTAGATTTAACATGTTTAACTACCTTCCAGGAAAATAATAAATCTTTAATTTCCTCTTCTGTAGGAGCTTTTTTTGTTACAACTTCGAGCTCATCAGCAGTAGTTTGTCCCAGATCTCTGTCTTGAACCAACATTCCTCCCGTTACTTTTTTCATACTATAACCAGGTTTATCATAATTTATTTTTAATTCACCTGTTTTTAAAATTCTTACATTATCCCAGCGTTTTTTAAGAATTTTAAGTGCTTTTTCTTCATAATCGGGAGCAATCACTACTTCTACAAATTTATCATCTTTTGCTATTTCAGAAGCTGCTTCTGCAGTTATAGTTCTGTTTGACGCAACAATTGAACCAAAAGCAGAAAGCGGATCACCTGCATGTGCTTTGAGAAAAGCATCTTTTACATTATCTCCTAAAGCCATACCACAGGGATTAGCATGCTTAATTACAGCTACAGCTGTATTATCTTCAAATTCTTTCACCAGTTCTAAAGCTCCATCAGTATCATTAATATTATTAAAAGATAGTGCTTTACCATGTAGTTGTTCCGCAGTTGAAATTGAAGGTTCATTTGTTTTTCGTTCTAAATAAAAAGCTGCTTTTTGATGAGGATTTTCTCCATAACGAAGATCCATTTTTTTATCATATCTATCAAGTCTAATTTCTGGCATTTTCTCTTTCTCTTTATCTTCAAGAGCCAGGTCAGATAAGAAATCTTGAATTAACTGATCATATTCTGCTGTATGTCTAAATGCTTTATAAGCAAGCTTAAGCTTTTTAGATTTATTTAAAGCACCTTCAGCTGCTTTCATCTCATTTAAAATATTGTCATAGTCAGCTGGATCAACTACAACAGCTACATCCTGATGATTTTTTGCAGCAGAGCGTATCATAGTAGGTCCACCTATATCAATGTTTTCAACGGCTTCTTCTAAAGTAACTCCTTCTTTTTTAATTGTCTCTGCAAAGGGATATAGATTACAGACCACCAAATCAATCGTTTCAATATCTTGAGCAGCAATTTCTTTTAAGTGTTCTTTATTATCTCTAACAGCCAAAATTCCACCGTGAACTGCTGGATGAAGAGTCTTTACTCTACCGTTCATCATTTCCGGAAAATTAGTCACTTCACTAATATCTGTGACCTCAAGTCCACTTTCTTTTAGCAAACTACCTGTTCCACCTGTTGATATAATTTCTACATCAAACTCTTTTAATCCTTTAGCAAAATCTACAATTCCTGCTTTGTTTGATACACTTATGAGAGCTTTTTTGATTTTAGACAAATTATTTCTCCTCCTTCAAAATTTTAACCTTTCTTCCCTCTAATTTAATCCTGTTTTCTGCAATTAATTTTACTGCTTCTGGATAAATTTTATGTTCTTCTTTTAGTATTCTAGCTGCCAGATCTTCAACTGTATCATCTTCTTCAACCTTAACAACAGCCTGTAAAATGATCGGTCCAGTATCCATTCCTTCATCTACAAAATGAACTGTACATCCACTATATTTTACCCCATAATCTAAAGCCTGTTTTTGAGCATTTAAGCCTTTAAATGCAGGTAAAAGTGAAGGGTGTATATTAATAATTTTATTTTTGTATTTTTTTACAAATAGAGGTGATAAAATTCGCATATATCCTGCTAATACAATTAAATCTATTTCTGCCATTTCTAAGATATTAATTATTTCTTTTTCATATTCAATTTGATTTTCAAAATGCTCTGGATTAATAAAAATATTTTCTATTTCTTCACTTTCAGCTCTTTTTAGAGCACCGGAGTTTTCTTTATCACTCAACAAAACTTTAACTTCAGCTGGAACTTCTCCTCTATTAACTGCATCAATTATTGATTGAAAATTAGAGCCCCTTCCAGAAGCAAATACTGCAATTTTAAACACTCTATCACCCCATCTCTATTATCTCACCGGCTATTTTTATCTTCATACCATAATCTTGCGATTTCTCAATCTCTCCAATTTGATAAGGACTTTCCCCCTGTGCTTTTAATTCTGACATTATTTCTTTTTTATCTGAAGGATCTATAATCAAGACCATTCCGATCCCCATATTGAAAGTTCTTAACATTTCAAAATCATCTATTTTTCCTGCTTCCTGGATAATTTTAAATATTTTTTGTTGCTCCCATTTTGATGAATCTATTTCTGCTGCTAATTGCTCTGGTAAAATTCTGATAATGTTTTCTATTAATCCTCCTCCAGTAATATGAGCAATTCCATTTATGGAAAGATAATAATCTTCCAGGGTAGATAGTACAGATTTCACATAAATTCTGGTTGGCTTGAGCAATTCTTCTCCCAAATTATTTTCTAATCCAGGTATTTTTTCCTGATAGTCATAGCCAGCTTTATTAAATAAAGCTGCTCTGGCCAGGGTAAAGCCATTACTGTGGAGACCATTTGAAGCTAAGCCAATAATTAAATTACCTTCTTTAATATTTTGACCTGTAATAATCTTGGACCTGTCTACTATTCCAACTGCAAATCCTGCTAAATCATATTCTCCATCTTTATAAAAACCAGCCATTTCTGCAGTTTCACCACCAATTAAAGCAGCTGAAGATTCCTGACACCCTAATGCTATTCCCCTAACAATCTGAGCGGTCTTTTCTGGCTCCAATTTGCCTGTTGCTAAATAATCGAGAAAAAATAATGGCTTTGCTCCCTGGGCTAAAATGTCATTTACAGACATTGCCACTAAATCAATCCCAATACTATCATGTTTATCAAGTTTAAAGGCAAGCTTAAGTTTTGTCCCAACTCCATCTGTACCGGATACCAGAACAGGTTTTTCATATTTACCTAAATCTAACTGAAACAGCCCACCAAAACCTCCCAGAGAATTTAAAACCTCTGGTCCATGAGTTGCCTCAACATCTTTTTTCATCAAATTTACAGCCTTTTTCCCGGCATCAATATCTACACCTGATTCTTTATAATTAAGGCCCACTAGTTTTCCTCCTCAATTAAATATTTATTACTAATTGGATAATCACCATCAAAACAGGCAGTGCAAAAACCTAATTTTTTATCAGTATTAATTGCTTTAAGCATACCTGTTTGAGAAAGATAATGAAGACTTACCGCACCTATGCTTTCTGCAATCTCTTCAACCGTATTTCTACTGGCAATTAGCTCCTGTCTACGAGAAGTATCTAAACCAAAATAACATGGGTGTTCTACCGGAGGTGAAGAAATTGCCATATGGACTTCACTTGCTCCAGCTTCTTTTATTCTTGAAATAATTTGTTTGCTGGTTGTCCCCCTTACAATTGAATCATCAATCAAAATAACCTTTTTACCCTCAATAATTTCTTTGATAGGAGCTAATTTAAGCCTTACTTTAAGATCTCTAATTGCCTGAGAAGGCTGGATAAAAGTCCGCCCTACATAACGATTTCTTAATATTCCCTGGGCAAATTCTATTTCTGATTCTTCGGCAAAACCCAGTGCTGCAGGAATTCCTGAATCTGGAACTGGTATTACTAAGTCAGCTTCTAAATCCATTTCTTTTGCAAGTTGTCTTCCCATTTCTTTTCTTGCTAAAAGAACATTTTGACCCTCTATATTACTATCAGGTCTGGCAAAATAAATATATTCAAATACACATAAACTACTTTCCTTAGACCCACTATATTTTCTGCTTTTTAAACCATTTTCATTAATTATTACAACTTCACCTGGTTCTACATCTCTAACGAATTCTGCGCCAACTATATCAAAAGCACAGCTTTCTGAAGCAACAATATAGCTGTTACCAGCTTTTCCAATTGAAAGAGGTCTAAAACCCTTTGGATCTCTTATTGCAACAAGACTATCTTTGGTCATTGCAACAATACTAAAGGCACCTTTAAGCTGGTGTAAACTTTGGATTAGAGCTTCCACGATATCATCCTCTAAAGCCCTTGCTACTAGATGAGCAATCACCTCAGTATCTAAAGTGGAATGAAATATTGAGCCATTCATTTCTAAATTATACCTAAGTGTCTCTGCATTAGCTACATTACCATTATGGGCAAGAGCAAGATCTCCTTTAATACTATTTATTAATAAAGGCTGTGCATTTGCTAAATGACTGGAGCCGCTAGTTGAATAACGAACATGCCCAATTGCCATTTCACCTTTCAAGTTCAAAAGATCCTCTTCATTAAAAACATTCTCTACTAAACCCATTCCTTTATGAAGATCAAACTCTCCTTCGTGATTTGCACAAATGCCTGCACTTTCTTGGCCTCTATGCTGAAGTGCAATTAAACCAAGATAACTCAAATCAGCTGCACTACTTTTTCCATCAGCATTAAAAACACCAAAAACTCCACATTCTTCTCTCATTTTGTCTGCTCGATATTTCATTTCTGAACTGCAGACTTTTTTCTTTTGTTTATTTTGTTTGCTTATATAACTGTTATTTTTATTGGATAATTTAATTTTTAAATTAGAGAAGTTATTTATTTCTCCCATTCTTATTTTCAGCCCCTTAATTAATATAAAAATTGAATCAAAATATCTGTTGAATGTTAAATTTTATTTTTCCCAGTAATTCTCTGTAGCATCTCTATATAGCCTGACTCTACATCACCAAGATCTTTCCTAAATCTATCCTTATCAAGTTTTTGTTTAGTATAAGTATCCCAAAAACGACATGTATCAGGAGAAATCTCGTCAGCTAAAATGATCTCTCCAGAACTAGTGATGCCGAATTCTAATTTAAAATCAACCAGATCAACTCCCTTGCTTTTTGAAAAATCTCTTAAAACTCTATTGATTTTTTTCGCTTTTACTGTTATTTCATCAAGCTGTTCATAATCTGCCAGTTCTAAAATTTCAATATGCGAACGATTAATCAAAGGATCACCAAGCTGGTCATTTTTATAGTAAAATTCTACTATAGGTTTAGAGAGCTCAATACCTTCTTCAATCCCCAACCTTTTAACGAGACTTCCTGCAGAAATATTTCTAATCACAACTTCAATTAAAATTATATCAACTTTTTTAACTAAAGTTTCTCTTTTATTTAATTCTTTGATAAAATGTGTTTTAATTCCTTTTTTTTCTAAAACTTCAAAAAAGGCGTTAGATATTTTATTATTTATAATTCCCTTATTTTCAATCTGCCCTCTTTTTTGACCATCAAATGCAGTTGCATCATCTTTAAAGTAAACTATTAACTCGTCTTTGTTATCTGTTTTAAAGATCTTTTTGGCTTTACCTTCATATAAGATTTCTTTTTTCTCCATTTGACTAACCTCCTGCCAGTTAAAGCTTTTTAATTTAAATTAAATTCTGCACGCCAGTTATTGACTATTTTTTCTGTTTTTTTAGCTGCTATTCCCGTATATTTAGCTGGATTTAAGATTAATTCTTTTTGTTTATCATTAAAATTCTCCCAGTAACCTTTTAAATCACTACTTTCTGCAACTAAATCTTTTAAAGAAAGATCTGTGCTCTGAGCCTTAAGAGTTAATTTCCTGACTGCTTCATGAGCATCTGGATGACCTGCAGCAGCTAACAATATATAAAGTGGTTCAGCTACAATCATCCTTTTGTTTTGTTCAAAGTTCTTTTTAATATTTTCTTGATCAACCAACATCTTTTTACTAACTCGATTTAATCTTGCTGCTGCAGAAATTAAAGCTGCAATTAATTCTGGAACAAAACGTGAAGATGCTGAATTGGTTAAATCTCTCTGATGTTCAGAAAGCTGATCCATATAAATGGTATTCATTTGAGGCATAAAAGCTTTCCACATGCTTTTTACATTCTCATAGTTAATTGGATTTCTTTTGTGAGGCATAGTAGATGATCCAACCTGTTCTTCAGCAAAATGTTCACCTATTTCTGCTATTTCTGAACGCTGTAAATGCCTCATATCATCGGCAAAAGCAGCCAAAACTCCAAATGTTGATACAAGACTATGAATAAAGTCAGTAATTGCTTCTGCAGCAACAATCTGGGTAGAATGTTCCCCAGCTTTAAGCCCTAGTTCTGCTAAAACTTCTTTTTCAAATTCTTCTGGATCATCAAAAAAGATACTGCTAGCATTATATGCTCCAACTGCTCCAGAAAATTTCCCGACTAATTTTTGAGCTTTAGCTTCAACCTCTTTAATTCTCTCACCGAATCTGCTCACATATTCTGCAATTGTAAAGCCAAAAGTTATTGGTACTGCATGTTGACCGTGAGTTCTGCCGATCTGAACCCTATCTTTTTCTCTTTCGGCAATTTCTAACCAGGTCTTTTCTAATTCAATAAGTTGGGGAAGAATAAGGTCTTCTGCAGCTTTTTTATAACGAAGTGAATTTGCTGTATCAACAATATCATAAGATGTAGCAGTAAAGTGAATATATGGTCTTGTTTCTTTGCTAACTTTTTTTTGAATACAATTAACAAGTGCTCTTATATTATGCCTTGTTTTTGCTTCTTCTTTATAGACTTCTTCAGTATTTAACTCTTTAATGGCTTTTTCTACTTCTTGAGGAGCATCTTGCGGACAAATACCTCGTTGGGCCAATACTTTTACTAAAGCTAATTCTACTTCTGCCTGAAA contains:
- the purH gene encoding bifunctional phosphoribosylaminoimidazolecarboxamide formyltransferase/IMP cyclohydrolase, giving the protein MSKIKKALISVSNKAGIVDFAKGLKEFDVEIISTGGTGSLLKESGLEVTDISEVTNFPEMMNGRVKTLHPAVHGGILAVRDNKEHLKEIAAQDIETIDLVVCNLYPFAETIKKEGVTLEEAVENIDIGGPTMIRSAAKNHQDVAVVVDPADYDNILNEMKAAEGALNKSKKLKLAYKAFRHTAEYDQLIQDFLSDLALEDKEKEKMPEIRLDRYDKKMDLRYGENPHQKAAFYLERKTNEPSISTAEQLHGKALSFNNINDTDGALELVKEFEDNTAVAVIKHANPCGMALGDNVKDAFLKAHAGDPLSAFGSIVASNRTITAEAASEIAKDDKFVEVVIAPDYEEKALKILKKRWDNVRILKTGELKINYDKPGYSMKKVTGGMLVQDRDLGQTTADELEVVTKKAPTEEEIKDLLFSWKVVKHVKSNAIVMAKEQMVVGVGAGQMSRVDSMIIAGRKAEGRQRDGVVASDAFFPFPDAVEKAAELGIKAIIQPGGSIRDDKVIEACDKLGIAMVFTGKRHFRH
- the purN gene encoding phosphoribosylglycinamide formyltransferase — its product is MFKIAVFASGRGSNFQSIIDAVNRGEVPAEVKVLLSDKENSGALKRAESEEIENIFINPEHFENQIEYEKEIINILEMAEIDLIVLAGYMRILSPLFVKKYKNKIINIHPSLLPAFKGLNAQKQALDYGVKYSGCTVHFVDEGMDTGPIILQAVVKVEEDDTVEDLAARILKEEHKIYPEAVKLIAENRIKLEGRKVKILKEEK
- the purM gene encoding phosphoribosylformylglycinamidine cyclo-ligase translates to MGLNYKESGVDIDAGKKAVNLMKKDVEATHGPEVLNSLGGFGGLFQLDLGKYEKPVLVSGTDGVGTKLKLAFKLDKHDSIGIDLVAMSVNDILAQGAKPLFFLDYLATGKLEPEKTAQIVRGIALGCQESSAALIGGETAEMAGFYKDGEYDLAGFAVGIVDRSKIITGQNIKEGNLIIGLASNGLHSNGFTLARAALFNKAGYDYQEKIPGLENNLGEELLKPTRIYVKSVLSTLEDYYLSINGIAHITGGGLIENIIRILPEQLAAEIDSSKWEQQKIFKIIQEAGKIDDFEMLRTFNMGIGMVLIIDPSDKKEIMSELKAQGESPYQIGEIEKSQDYGMKIKIAGEIIEMG
- the purF gene encoding amidophosphoribosyltransferase — its product is MGEINNFSNLKIKLSNKNNSYISKQNKQKKKVCSSEMKYRADKMREECGVFGVFNADGKSSAADLSYLGLIALQHRGQESAGICANHEGEFDLHKGMGLVENVFNEEDLLNLKGEMAIGHVRYSTSGSSHLANAQPLLINSIKGDLALAHNGNVANAETLRYNLEMNGSIFHSTLDTEVIAHLVARALEDDIVEALIQSLHQLKGAFSIVAMTKDSLVAIRDPKGFRPLSIGKAGNSYIVASESCAFDIVGAEFVRDVEPGEVVIINENGLKSRKYSGSKESSLCVFEYIYFARPDSNIEGQNVLLARKEMGRQLAKEMDLEADLVIPVPDSGIPAALGFAEESEIEFAQGILRNRYVGRTFIQPSQAIRDLKVRLKLAPIKEIIEGKKVILIDDSIVRGTTSKQIISRIKEAGASEVHMAISSPPVEHPCYFGLDTSRRQELIASRNTVEEIAESIGAVSLHYLSQTGMLKAINTDKKLGFCTACFDGDYPISNKYLIEEEN
- the purC gene encoding phosphoribosylaminoimidazolesuccinocarboxamide synthase, which gives rise to MEKKEILYEGKAKKIFKTDNKDELIVYFKDDATAFDGQKRGQIENKGIINNKISNAFFEVLEKKGIKTHFIKELNKRETLVKKVDIILIEVVIRNISAGSLVKRLGIEEGIELSKPIVEFYYKNDQLGDPLINRSHIEILELADYEQLDEITVKAKKINRVLRDFSKSKGVDLVDFKLEFGITSSGEIILADEISPDTCRFWDTYTKQKLDKDRFRKDLGDVESGYIEMLQRITGKNKI